The Desulfuromonas acetexigens genome has a segment encoding these proteins:
- a CDS encoding PilZ domain-containing protein has translation MLDFVWILPVFWGVVLLVWLALQRRKAARRTAEASVKDARKFPRGDVHWPVSIETRTGTRQGVTGNASPSGLFICLDPPLELGQLFSMTILGPRSREIKVKARVVWSLSGTKESEAQTVPGMGIMFTEISQEDRIFLRTLGGTAD, from the coding sequence ATGCTCGATTTCGTTTGGATTCTTCCGGTTTTCTGGGGCGTGGTTTTGCTTGTGTGGCTGGCCCTGCAGCGGCGGAAGGCCGCACGGCGCACGGCGGAGGCCTCGGTGAAGGATGCGCGGAAGTTTCCTCGCGGTGACGTCCACTGGCCGGTTTCGATCGAGACGCGTACCGGCACCCGCCAGGGGGTGACGGGCAATGCCTCCCCCTCGGGGCTCTTTATCTGTCTCGACCCGCCCCTGGAATTGGGCCAACTTTTCTCGATGACGATCCTGGGACCGAGGTCGCGGGAAATAAAGGTCAAGGCCCGGGTCGTATGGTCGCTGTCGGGGACAAAGGAAAGCGAAGCCCAGACGGTCCCCGGCATGGGCATCATGTTTACCGAAATTTCGCAGGAGGACCGGATTTTTCTGCGGACTCTCGGCGGAACGGCGGATTAA
- a CDS encoding elongation factor P produces the protein MLTTADFKRGLVIQLDNAPCLILDYTTQSPSARGGNTLVKAKYRNLLTAQVLEKTFKAGDKVDEADFERRKGQFLYPSGDGGVFMDLENYEQYEIGEELFEPIQGYLLEGADVQLGVFQGRVVSIDPPMIVELNVTETAPAIKNATATAQTKEALLETGLRIQVPGYLETGERIKVDTREGRFVSRA, from the coding sequence ATGCTTACGACTGCCGATTTCAAGCGCGGACTGGTGATCCAGCTCGACAACGCCCCCTGCCTCATTCTCGACTACACGACCCAGTCCCCCTCGGCCCGGGGCGGCAACACCCTGGTCAAAGCCAAGTACCGCAACCTGCTCACCGCCCAGGTGCTGGAGAAGACCTTCAAGGCCGGCGACAAGGTCGACGAGGCCGATTTCGAGCGGCGCAAGGGCCAGTTCCTTTATCCTTCCGGCGACGGCGGCGTCTTTATGGATCTGGAAAACTACGAGCAGTACGAGATCGGCGAGGAACTGTTCGAGCCGATTCAGGGCTATCTGCTCGAAGGGGCCGATGTGCAACTCGGCGTCTTTCAGGGGCGGGTGGTGAGCATCGATCCGCCGATGATCGTGGAACTGAACGTCACCGAAACCGCCCCGGCGATCAAAAACGCCACCGCCACCGCCCAGACCAAGGAAGCCCTGCTCGAAACCGGTCTGCGTATTCAGGTACCGGGCTACCTCGAAACCGGGGAACGCATCAAGGTCGATACCCGTGAAGGGCGTTTCGTCTCGCGGGCGTAA
- the efp gene encoding elongation factor P, producing MYTCADLKKGLKLMVDGEPYVITQFDFTKPGKGQALYKCKMRNMITGNIYDRTYRSGESFEPAALEDREMQYLYQDDSGYVFMDTKNYEQVSLSEETLGDDHYFLKDNMEVKILLFNGRGIGITLPNFVNLRVTHADPWVKGDTAAGNNKPATVESGYNLAVPSFVETDDLIQIDTRTGEYVTRVKE from the coding sequence ATGTACACCTGCGCCGATCTGAAAAAAGGGCTTAAGCTGATGGTCGACGGCGAGCCTTACGTTATCACCCAATTCGACTTCACCAAGCCCGGCAAGGGGCAGGCTCTTTACAAGTGCAAGATGCGCAACATGATCACCGGCAACATCTACGACCGCACCTACCGCTCGGGCGAGAGCTTCGAGCCGGCGGCCCTGGAAGACCGAGAGATGCAATACCTCTACCAGGACGACAGCGGCTACGTCTTTATGGACACGAAGAATTACGAGCAGGTATCCCTGAGCGAAGAGACCCTGGGGGACGATCATTACTTTCTCAAAGACAATATGGAAGTGAAGATCCTGCTCTTCAACGGCCGGGGCATCGGCATCACCCTCCCCAACTTTGTCAACCTGCGCGTCACCCACGCCGATCCCTGGGTCAAAGGCGACACCGCCGCCGGCAACAACAAACCGGCGACCGTCGAGAGCGGCTACAACCTGGCCGTGCCCTCCTTCGTCGAAACTGACGACCTGATCCAGATCGACACCCGCACCGGCGAATACGTGACCCGGGTCAAGGAATAA
- a CDS encoding EF-P lysine aminoacylase GenX: protein MEPNWALARKRPTLEKRARIVQTIRAFFVAGDFLEVETPHRIPGNAPELHIDALACDDGFLHTSPELCMKRLLAAGYPRLFQICRCWRQGERGRRHLPEYTMLEWYRSGCDYRALMDDCEALFASLCPEGQLAGIDLTSPWERLTVAEAFTRYGSLPLDEALATERFDEIIALEIEPRLGTERPTFLLDYPATHAALARRKPENPQLAERFELYIQGMELANAFSELTDPDEQRRRFEQEEAERRRLGKTPYPTPEKFLSELALLPEAAGIALGVDRLVMLLTGAQTIDEVVAFTPEDL from the coding sequence ATGGAACCCAACTGGGCCCTGGCCAGAAAACGGCCCACCCTGGAAAAACGTGCCCGGATCGTGCAGACGATCCGGGCCTTTTTCGTGGCCGGGGATTTTCTCGAAGTGGAGACGCCGCACCGGATTCCCGGCAACGCCCCGGAGCTACACATCGACGCCTTGGCCTGCGACGACGGCTTTCTGCACACCAGCCCCGAACTGTGCATGAAGCGCCTGCTCGCCGCCGGCTACCCCCGCCTCTTCCAGATCTGTCGCTGCTGGCGCCAGGGGGAGCGAGGCCGCCGCCATCTCCCCGAATACACCATGCTCGAATGGTATCGCAGCGGCTGCGACTACCGGGCGCTGATGGACGATTGCGAAGCGCTCTTCGCCAGCCTCTGCCCGGAAGGGCAACTGGCCGGAATCGATCTGACCTCGCCCTGGGAGCGACTGACCGTCGCCGAGGCCTTCACCCGCTACGGTTCGCTGCCCCTGGACGAGGCCCTGGCGACGGAGCGTTTCGACGAAATCATCGCCCTCGAAATCGAACCGCGCTTAGGAACCGAACGCCCGACCTTCCTCCTCGACTATCCCGCGACCCACGCCGCCCTCGCCCGACGCAAGCCCGAGAATCCGCAACTGGCGGAGCGCTTCGAGCTCTATATCCAAGGGATGGAGCTGGCCAACGCCTTTTCTGAACTGACCGACCCCGACGAGCAGCGCCGCCGCTTCGAGCAGGAAGAAGCCGAGCGCCGCCGCCTCGGCAAAACCCCCTATCCCACCCCCGAAAAATTCCTCTCCGAACTCGCCCTCCTCCCCGAAGCCGCCGGCATTGCCCTCGGCGTCGACCGCCTGGTCATGCTCCTCACCGGCGCCCAAACCATCGACGAAGTCGTCGCCTTCACCCCGGAAGATCTGTAA
- a CDS encoding KamA family radical SAM protein has product MEDWQKNLAQSLTTPEQLAAHFPVDVATLALVVERYPMRITPHYFRLIRAVGDPIWRQCVPDPRELDDLDQPEDPLAEESLSPVPHLVHRYPDRALFLVSGTCAGYCRFCTRKRKVGCATMRVTMGDVRAGLDYIARTPQIRDVILSGGDPLLMSDLLLKEILDGLSRIPHLDLVRIGSRVPVMLPERITERLCALLRCCCPLYLNTHFNHPREITPEAAEACARLADAGVQLGNQTVLLKGVNDDPEVLRELFRGLLKIRVRPYYLHHMDLTRGTGHFRTAIADGVAILESLRGTLSGLAIPQYVIDLPGGKGKVPVCPDYVQRMGDEVWVRTPEGGRIRFPEVRG; this is encoded by the coding sequence ATGGAAGACTGGCAAAAAAATCTGGCGCAGAGCCTGACCACTCCCGAGCAGTTGGCCGCCCATTTTCCTGTGGATGTCGCCACTCTCGCCCTGGTGGTGGAGCGCTACCCCATGCGCATCACCCCCCATTATTTCCGCCTGATCCGCGCGGTCGGCGACCCGATCTGGCGGCAGTGCGTTCCCGATCCCCGGGAGTTGGACGATCTCGATCAACCGGAAGACCCCCTGGCCGAGGAATCCCTTTCCCCCGTTCCCCATCTGGTTCATCGTTATCCCGATCGCGCCCTCTTTCTCGTTTCCGGCACCTGCGCCGGCTATTGCCGCTTCTGCACCCGCAAGCGCAAGGTCGGCTGCGCGACGATGCGCGTGACCATGGGGGATGTTCGCGCCGGGCTCGACTATATTGCCCGCACCCCGCAAATTCGCGACGTCATCCTCTCCGGCGGCGATCCGCTACTGATGTCCGATCTGCTGCTCAAGGAGATTCTCGACGGCCTGAGCCGTATCCCCCATCTCGACCTGGTTCGCATCGGCAGCCGGGTGCCGGTGATGTTGCCGGAGCGCATCACCGAGCGCCTCTGTGCGCTGCTGCGGTGCTGCTGTCCCCTCTATCTCAATACCCACTTCAACCATCCACGGGAAATCACCCCCGAGGCGGCCGAGGCCTGCGCCCGGCTCGCCGACGCCGGGGTGCAGCTCGGCAATCAGACGGTGCTGCTCAAGGGGGTGAACGACGACCCCGAAGTGCTGCGCGAACTCTTTCGCGGGCTGCTGAAAATCCGAGTGCGACCTTATTATCTCCATCATATGGATCTGACCCGGGGCACCGGCCACTTCCGTACCGCCATCGCCGACGGCGTCGCCATCCTCGAATCGCTGCGCGGCACCCTTTCGGGTTTGGCCATCCCCCAGTACGTCATCGACCTGCCCGGCGGCAAGGGCAAGGTGCCGGTCTGCCCCGACTATGTGCAACGGATGGGGGATGAAGTCTGGGTGCGCACGCCGGAGGGTGGGCGCATTCGCTTTCCGGAGGTGCGGGGATAA
- a CDS encoding B12-binding domain-containing radical SAM protein has protein sequence MDVLLINPPAGKPSEPPLGLAVLLGHLRSQGLTADAIDANLDACLFLLDEDRLRRAAGANPPTALRRAVKHAARSLALLRSPAACVLFDRYQSAVHHLDGALSAYRGAAGDERYSLGDYRHGGLSEFVPADLERGSRGEVGTLFDDYFREVLLPRISAAAPRLLAISVNYLHQALPAFALAGLLRRVFPDIPVVGGGGLFSSWRSLLREQNLRFSAFSRIVFGPGEASLNALAEGRVGADYFLEDGAALAFAPDFSFADLAAYLSPVPVLPVSASRGCYWRRCLFCPEAASPTHPYGAYPGAFVKLLRGLATRYGVHHFHLTDNALPVGILQELAAQPQAMAGLGWHGFVRFEQELLDRDFVQKLAVSGCRMLQLGLESGSQAVLDRLQKGTRVEQVARMLENLHGAGIRTYVYVMLGTPGETEEDAERTLHFLEAQGEMIDYLNIAIMNLPRESQLLADPAAAGIAASAPLAEDAPLGLYRSFVSSTGWGRSEARRFLHRQLLGSPIIRAAVNRVPSGFTSNHAFLFNG, from the coding sequence GTGGATGTGCTGCTGATCAACCCGCCGGCGGGCAAGCCCAGCGAGCCCCCCCTGGGACTGGCGGTGCTCCTCGGCCATCTGCGCTCCCAGGGCCTGACGGCCGACGCCATCGACGCCAATCTCGACGCCTGCCTTTTTCTGCTTGATGAAGACCGCTTGCGCCGCGCCGCCGGAGCCAACCCACCGACGGCGTTGCGCCGGGCGGTCAAGCATGCCGCTCGCTCCCTGGCCTTGCTTCGCTCCCCCGCCGCCTGCGTCCTCTTTGACCGCTACCAAAGTGCCGTCCACCACCTCGATGGGGCCCTCTCGGCCTATCGCGGCGCCGCCGGCGACGAGCGTTACAGCCTCGGCGATTACCGTCACGGCGGTCTTTCCGAGTTCGTCCCGGCCGATCTGGAGCGGGGCTCCCGGGGGGAGGTCGGAACGCTCTTTGACGACTATTTTCGGGAGGTACTCCTCCCCCGGATTTCCGCAGCGGCACCGCGTCTGCTCGCCATTTCCGTCAACTATCTGCATCAGGCGCTGCCGGCCTTCGCCCTGGCCGGATTGTTGCGTCGCGTCTTCCCCGACATTCCGGTAGTCGGCGGCGGCGGCCTGTTCAGTTCCTGGCGGAGCCTGCTCCGGGAACAGAATCTCCGTTTTTCCGCCTTTTCGCGCATCGTTTTCGGCCCCGGCGAGGCGAGTCTCAACGCCCTCGCCGAAGGGCGGGTCGGCGCGGACTATTTTCTCGAAGATGGCGCGGCCCTCGCCTTCGCGCCCGATTTCAGTTTCGCGGATCTCGCCGCCTATCTCTCCCCGGTGCCGGTGCTGCCGGTGAGCGCCAGCCGAGGCTGCTACTGGCGACGCTGCCTCTTCTGCCCGGAAGCGGCCTCGCCGACCCACCCCTACGGCGCTTACCCCGGCGCCTTCGTCAAACTGCTGCGGGGGCTGGCCACGCGCTACGGCGTCCACCATTTTCATCTCACCGACAATGCCCTGCCAGTCGGTATCTTACAGGAGTTGGCCGCCCAGCCGCAGGCCATGGCCGGACTCGGCTGGCACGGCTTCGTTCGTTTCGAGCAGGAACTGCTCGATCGCGATTTTGTTCAAAAACTGGCCGTGAGCGGCTGCCGCATGCTGCAGCTGGGGCTGGAGAGCGGCTCGCAGGCGGTGCTCGACCGGCTGCAAAAGGGCACCCGCGTCGAACAGGTGGCGCGGATGCTGGAGAATCTTCATGGGGCGGGGATTCGCACCTACGTCTATGTCATGCTCGGCACCCCCGGCGAGACGGAAGAGGATGCGGAACGGACCCTGCATTTTCTCGAAGCGCAGGGGGAGATGATCGACTATCTCAATATTGCGATCATGAACCTCCCCCGCGAGTCGCAGCTGCTTGCCGACCCGGCCGCCGCCGGCATTGCCGCCTCGGCGCCACTGGCCGAGGATGCCCCTTTGGGGCTCTATCGCTCCTTTGTTTCATCCACCGGTTGGGGACGGAGCGAAGCCCGGCGCTTCCTGCACAGGCAGCTCCTCGGCTCGCCCATCATCCGCGCCGCCGTCAACCGCGTTCCATCCGGCTTCACCTCGAACCATGCCTTTCTGTTCAATGGTTGA
- a CDS encoding MauE/DoxX family redox-associated membrane protein — protein sequence MSRAGTYFYHFCRLALGGVYLYAGIVKSADVVVFARDVANYQLLPYAWNYLVAATLPYVETVAALLLLCNRKVRPAALVLTGLTLVFIVALTTVLARGLDIDCGCFNPGQGHTSAGIALLRDAFLLIPALVTLRLSGRMSKS from the coding sequence ATGAGCCGCGCCGGTACCTATTTCTATCACTTCTGTCGATTGGCCCTGGGCGGGGTCTACCTCTATGCCGGCATCGTCAAATCCGCCGATGTCGTCGTCTTTGCCCGTGACGTCGCCAATTATCAGCTCCTTCCCTATGCCTGGAACTATCTGGTGGCGGCGACTCTCCCCTACGTGGAGACGGTGGCCGCGCTGCTTCTTCTCTGCAACCGTAAGGTGCGGCCGGCGGCGCTGGTTCTGACCGGGCTGACCCTGGTCTTCATAGTCGCCTTGACCACCGTTCTGGCGCGGGGGCTCGATATCGACTGCGGCTGTTTCAACCCCGGCCAAGGCCATACCTCCGCCGGGATCGCCCTGCTGCGCGATGCCTTCCTGCTCATTCCGGCCCTGGTGACCCTGCGTCTGTCGGGGAGAATGTCGAAGTCCTAA
- a CDS encoding rhodanese-like domain-containing protein, whose translation MVIEAGVIFAIGVVLGLSFNARVVLDAFAGRLSTVAAPSSSGEGVQSTVEFQAFPLPVMLEEVRELLAGGALAVDARAAEVYAEGHLPKAFVFPIGEYEQMLPEFLERVPKDTTLILYCSGFGCPDSFDLGERLLAEGYLDVRVYEGGFPEWRDAGLPVEKEAP comes from the coding sequence ATGGTAATTGAGGCCGGCGTGATTTTCGCGATCGGCGTGGTGCTCGGCCTTTCCTTCAATGCACGGGTGGTGCTGGATGCCTTTGCCGGTCGTCTGAGCACAGTCGCGGCGCCGTCTTCCAGCGGCGAAGGGGTGCAATCCACCGTGGAGTTCCAGGCATTTCCCCTGCCGGTGATGTTGGAGGAAGTCCGCGAACTTCTGGCGGGTGGCGCCTTGGCGGTCGATGCCCGAGCCGCCGAAGTGTACGCCGAAGGGCATCTGCCCAAAGCCTTCGTCTTTCCCATTGGGGAATATGAGCAGATGTTGCCGGAATTTCTCGAGCGGGTGCCGAAAGATACGACACTGATTCTCTATTGCAGCGGTTTCGGCTGCCCCGACTCCTTCGATCTCGGCGAACGGTTGCTGGCCGAAGGCTACCTCGACGTGCGGGTGTACGAAGGGGGCTTCCCCGAGTGGCGGGATGCCGGGCTGCCGGTGGAAAAGGAGGCGCCATGA
- a CDS encoding SlyX family protein — translation MDELRQRVDELEIRYTHQGRMLEELNLVVAESAQRIARLERELVHYREMLGSLAPGMIESPDE, via the coding sequence ATGGATGAATTGCGGCAACGAGTCGATGAACTGGAAATCCGCTACACCCATCAGGGGCGGATGCTGGAGGAACTGAATCTGGTGGTCGCCGAAAGCGCCCAGCGGATCGCTCGGCTGGAGCGGGAACTGGTGCACTATCGCGAGATGCTTGGGTCGCTTGCGCCCGGCATGATCGAGTCCCCGGACGAATGA
- a CDS encoding peptide chain release factor-like protein, which translates to MTDETPVYEEKDLVISYFKSSGPGGQKKNKTESAVRIQHLPSGIIVTATESRSQLTNRQTALARLRERLLALRRRRKQRVATNPTRASRERRLEGKKRQAAIKKIRRTTVRSEE; encoded by the coding sequence GTGACGGACGAAACCCCTGTGTACGAGGAAAAAGATCTGGTCATCAGCTACTTCAAGTCCTCCGGACCGGGCGGACAGAAGAAGAACAAGACCGAATCGGCGGTGCGTATCCAGCATCTGCCCAGCGGCATTATCGTCACCGCCACGGAATCCCGTTCGCAGCTGACCAATCGCCAGACCGCCCTGGCGCGCCTGCGCGAGCGGTTGCTCGCCCTGCGCCGGCGGCGCAAACAGCGGGTGGCGACCAACCCGACCCGGGCTTCCCGGGAACGGCGGCTGGAGGGGAAAAAACGCCAGGCCGCCATCAAGAAAATCCGTAGAACAACCGTGCGGAGCGAGGAATAG
- a CDS encoding glycine cleavage system protein R gives MSHFALTIIGRDRAGIVSQVTEILYHLGCNIADSSSSILGGQFSMILIISNPEIKDKSDFGDAFAPLEESGLSVFIRALKPGGEQRPQLPGEICLISVYGADKPGIVYRVAKELGDRQVNITDLNTKLIGTEARPVYVMMLEVVLPADLEEAELKEIMNRLKGELHVDISVRSITPVEL, from the coding sequence ATGAGCCATTTCGCCCTGACCATCATCGGCCGCGACCGCGCCGGCATCGTTTCGCAAGTCACCGAAATCCTCTACCATCTCGGCTGCAACATCGCCGACTCCAGCTCGTCGATCCTGGGCGGCCAGTTCTCCATGATCCTCATCATCTCCAATCCGGAGATCAAGGACAAGAGCGATTTTGGCGATGCCTTCGCCCCCCTGGAGGAGAGCGGGCTGTCGGTCTTCATCCGCGCCCTCAAGCCGGGCGGCGAACAGCGCCCACAACTGCCCGGCGAAATCTGCCTGATCTCCGTCTACGGCGCCGACAAACCGGGGATCGTCTACCGCGTCGCCAAGGAACTCGGCGACCGCCAGGTCAACATCACCGACCTCAACACCAAGCTGATCGGCACGGAAGCCCGTCCGGTCTACGTGATGATGCTCGAAGTGGTGCTGCCGGCCGACTTGGAAGAAGCTGAGCTGAAAGAGATCATGAACCGCCTGAAAGGGGAGCTGCACGTGGACATCTCGGTCCGCTCCATCACCCCGGTGGAGCTCTGA
- the def gene encoding peptide deformylase, which translates to MAVQEILTYPDPRLKTVCAPVAELDDVQSLIQDLIDTMVAAGHSVGVAAPQIGDCRRVVVVDVSHSKLGKENNHGLMVMVNPEILEREGCETMREGCMSVPDFTGNVTRAQNILVQFTDREGQDKVFRASGFEAVAIQHELDHLDGMLFLDRVSNLKTDVFRRKNR; encoded by the coding sequence ATGGCTGTACAAGAGATACTGACCTACCCCGATCCCCGGCTTAAAACCGTCTGCGCCCCCGTCGCGGAACTGGACGACGTGCAATCATTGATACAGGATCTCATCGACACCATGGTCGCTGCCGGTCACTCGGTGGGAGTGGCCGCGCCACAGATCGGCGACTGCCGCCGAGTGGTGGTGGTCGATGTCTCCCACAGCAAGCTCGGCAAGGAGAACAACCATGGCCTGATGGTCATGGTCAATCCGGAAATCCTCGAACGGGAAGGCTGCGAAACGATGCGCGAGGGGTGCATGAGCGTCCCCGACTTCACCGGCAACGTGACGCGCGCGCAGAATATCCTCGTCCAGTTCACCGACCGCGAGGGGCAGGACAAGGTGTTCCGCGCCAGCGGCTTCGAGGCGGTCGCCATCCAGCACGAACTCGATCACCTCGACGGCATGCTCTTTCTCGACCGCGTTTCCAACCTCAAGACCGACGTCTTCCGCCGCAAAAACCGCTGA
- the hemG gene encoding protoporphyrinogen oxidase, whose amino-acid sequence MTRVAIIGAGISGLSVAYAIEQEAQAEGLEVSTVVLEKKERTGGKVLSIQEEGFLCEWGPNGFLDSKPMTLELCDKLGIRERLLRSDDNARKRFIYSGAELHRLPENGPSFLKSKLISWPGKVRLAGELLVPTATGDSDETLADFGRRRLGAEALDKLIAPMVSGIFAGDPETMSLKSCFPRIYQLEREYGGLLKAMAKMAKKKREERKAGKVVASAAGPGGVLTSFTGGIQELTDRTAAALAGEVRTGAGVVAIVKKADGFELKLADGGSVDAEIVVSAAPAHALAGMVEELDGGMSEILRAIPYAPMNVVCFGYEREKIARDLDGFGYLIPKKEGKSILGTLWDSSIFPNRAPAGKVLLRSMMGGATNPNAIALSEEEVKSRVMVDLKEIMGITVAPDFVRIFRHEQAIPQYTVGHARRLAALDERLAACPGLVFTGNSFYGVGLNDCVNASNQAAAKVLPLLRRK is encoded by the coding sequence ATGACCCGCGTTGCGATTATCGGGGCCGGAATTTCCGGCCTTTCCGTTGCCTATGCCATCGAACAGGAAGCCCAGGCCGAAGGTCTGGAAGTGAGCACGGTGGTGCTCGAAAAGAAAGAGCGCACCGGCGGCAAGGTGTTGAGCATTCAGGAAGAGGGATTTCTCTGCGAGTGGGGCCCCAACGGCTTTCTCGACAGCAAGCCGATGACCCTGGAGCTGTGCGACAAGCTCGGCATCCGCGAGCGCCTGCTGCGCTCCGACGACAACGCCCGCAAGCGCTTCATCTATTCGGGCGCCGAACTGCACCGGCTGCCGGAAAATGGCCCCTCCTTCCTGAAATCCAAGCTCATCTCCTGGCCCGGCAAAGTGCGTCTGGCCGGGGAGCTGTTGGTTCCCACCGCCACCGGCGACAGCGACGAGACCCTCGCCGACTTCGGTCGCCGTCGGCTCGGCGCCGAGGCCCTCGACAAGTTGATCGCGCCGATGGTCTCCGGCATCTTCGCCGGCGACCCGGAAACGATGAGTCTGAAAAGCTGCTTTCCCCGCATCTATCAGCTGGAGCGGGAATACGGCGGTCTGCTCAAGGCGATGGCCAAGATGGCCAAAAAGAAACGGGAGGAACGCAAGGCGGGGAAGGTGGTGGCGAGCGCGGCCGGTCCCGGCGGGGTACTGACCTCCTTCACCGGCGGGATTCAGGAGTTGACCGACCGCACGGCCGCCGCTCTGGCCGGCGAGGTCCGTACCGGCGCGGGGGTGGTTGCGATCGTTAAAAAGGCCGACGGCTTCGAACTGAAGCTGGCCGATGGTGGCAGCGTCGACGCGGAAATCGTCGTCAGCGCCGCCCCCGCCCATGCCCTGGCGGGGATGGTGGAGGAACTCGATGGGGGGATGAGTGAGATCCTGCGGGCGATTCCCTACGCGCCGATGAACGTGGTCTGCTTCGGCTACGAGCGGGAGAAGATCGCCCGCGACCTCGATGGTTTCGGCTATCTCATTCCCAAGAAGGAAGGCAAATCGATTCTCGGCACCCTCTGGGATTCGAGCATCTTCCCCAACCGGGCCCCGGCGGGCAAGGTGCTGCTGCGTTCGATGATGGGCGGGGCGACCAATCCTAACGCCATCGCCCTGAGTGAGGAGGAGGTCAAGTCCCGGGTGATGGTCGATCTCAAGGAAATTATGGGGATCACCGTCGCGCCCGATTTCGTGCGCATCTTCCGCCACGAACAGGCGATTCCCCAGTACACCGTCGGCCACGCTCGGCGCCTGGCGGCGCTGGACGAGCGCCTGGCCGCCTGTCCGGGGCTGGTCTTCACCGGCAATTCCTTCTACGGCGTCGGCCTCAACGACTGCGTCAACGCTTCGAACCAGGCGGCGGCCAAGGTGCTGCCCCTGCTGCGGCGAAAGTGA
- a CDS encoding SHOCT domain-containing protein yields the protein MKSEKPEKKKEDKGLFSGVMVAYLVLLLHVLLLVLVAVAVVFFRGVVEYMPWILGGGFALILLSGYLFFRKFRKNAEKLREVLSDPVFRDRAVEVKLFGGVASLRLGQPVASGNPAEPILLDRVPVMQLEDPEAQRLRRLDQLVRLLDQGLISPEEFGRLKNELLADPTMPIINP from the coding sequence ATGAAGAGTGAAAAGCCAGAAAAGAAGAAAGAAGACAAGGGCTTGTTCAGCGGGGTCATGGTCGCCTACCTGGTCCTGCTGCTGCATGTGTTGCTGCTGGTGCTGGTGGCGGTGGCGGTCGTCTTTTTCCGGGGGGTGGTCGAATACATGCCCTGGATTCTCGGCGGCGGCTTCGCCCTGATCCTCCTCTCCGGCTACCTCTTTTTTCGCAAGTTCCGCAAGAACGCCGAAAAACTCCGCGAGGTCCTCAGCGATCCGGTCTTTCGTGATCGGGCGGTGGAGGTCAAGCTCTTCGGCGGCGTCGCCTCGTTGCGGCTGGGGCAGCCGGTGGCGAGCGGCAACCCGGCGGAACCGATCCTGCTCGATCGGGTGCCGGTGATGCAGCTCGAAGATCCCGAAGCCCAGCGCCTGCGTCGTCTCGACCAACTGGTGCGCCTGCTCGATCAGGGGCTGATCAGCCCCGAAGAATTCGGTCGGCTGAAGAACGAGCTCCTTGCCGACCCGACGATGCCCATCATCAATCCCTGA